From Abyssibius alkaniclasticus:
CGATGCCGAACAGGATGTCTGCCAGATCGCCGTGGTTGAACGCCATAAAGGCACAGGTGCTGTGACCAATGCGCTCGTGTCGGGCTTTGGCTATAACCGGCCCTGCGCCGTGGCCTCGACCGTGGCGCATGACAGCCACCAGATGATTGTCGTGGGCACATCCAAGGCCGATATGGCCGCTTCTGCCAACCATCTGGGTGCCATCGGTGGCGGTGTTACCGTTTGGGCCGAGGGGAAAGAGCTGGCCACCGTGCCGCTGCCCATAGCCGGGCTGATGTCGGACGCGCCCGCCGCCGAGGTTGCCGCCGCCGCCGACCAAATGGTCGCGGCAATGGCGGCCTGTGGCTGCACGCTCAACAATGCCTATATGCAACATTCGCTGCTGGCGCTGGTTGTCATTCCCTCGTTACGCATTTCTGATTTAGGGCTGATAGATGTGACCACCTTCAGCAAAGTCGATTTATTTACGGAAACCCAATGAAAATGAATTCCCGCCTGATCGGCCTGCCGGTTGAACAACCGCCCACACTGGCTGCAAAGCTGCACACTACTGCCGAAAGCGCGGTGGAAGACCTGATCGCGCGCTACCAGACCGCGACCGACTTTCTGCGCGACCAGTTTGGCGCGGTGATGGACAGCGGCACGGCCAAGGCGCGGTATCGTGCCTTTTACCCGCAGGTCAGCCTTGAAACATCGAGCTATGCCAAGGTCGATTCGCGCCTGTCCTACGGCCATGTGGCCGAGCCGGGCCGCTATAGCGCCACCATTACCCGGCCCGACCTGTTCTCGAAATACCTGACCATGCAGCTTGGCTTGCTGCTGCAAAACCACGGCGTGCCGCTCACGGTTTCAAACTCCGAAACGCCCATACCGCTGCATTTCGCCATGCTCGAAGGCACGCATGTTGAAGGCTCGATCGAAGACCGGCTGCAACGCCCCTTGCGCGATGTGTTCGATGTGCCCGACCTTGAAACCACCGATGACCATATCGTCAACGGTGTTGGCGGCATCGGCCCGGACGGGTTTCGTGCGCTTGCACCCTTTACCGCCCAGCGGATCGATTACTCGCTTGCGCGGCTCAGCCATTACACGGCCACTAGCCCTGCGCATTTTCAGAACCACGTTCTGTTCACCAACTACCAGTTCTATATGGACGAGTTTCTGGCCTTTGCCCAGGCACAGGTGGCAAACCCCGAAAGCGGCTATATCGCGCTGGTCGAGCCGGGCAACCGCATCACCACCAGCGCGGGCGAAGCCGGGGAGCTGACGGCAAAACTGCCGCAAATGCCCACCTATCACCTGACGCGGGCCGACGGGAACGGCATTACAATGGTCAATATCGGCGTGGGGCCAAGCAATGCCAAAACCATCACCGACCATGTGGCCGTTTTGCGCCCGCATGTCTGGCTGATGCTTGGCCATTGCGCGGGGTTGCGCAATTCGCAAAGCCTTGGCGATTATGTGCTGGCCCACGCCTATGTGCGCGAAGACCATGTGCTGGATGATGACCTGCCGACATGGGTGCCGATCCCCGCGCTGGCCGAGGTGCAGGTGGCGCTGGAACAGGCGGTGGCCTCGGTCACCAATTATTCGGGCTACGAGCTGAAGCGCATCATGCGCACCGGCACCGTGGCGACGATTGACAACCGCAACTGGGAGTTGCGCGACCAATCCGGCCCCGTGCAGCGGCTTTCGCAATCCCGCGCCATTGCGCTGGATATGGAAAGCGCCACAATCGCCGCCA
This genomic window contains:
- a CDS encoding AMP nucleosidase, translated to MNSRLIGLPVEQPPTLAAKLHTTAESAVEDLIARYQTATDFLRDQFGAVMDSGTAKARYRAFYPQVSLETSSYAKVDSRLSYGHVAEPGRYSATITRPDLFSKYLTMQLGLLLQNHGVPLTVSNSETPIPLHFAMLEGTHVEGSIEDRLQRPLRDVFDVPDLETTDDHIVNGVGGIGPDGFRALAPFTAQRIDYSLARLSHYTATSPAHFQNHVLFTNYQFYMDEFLAFAQAQVANPESGYIALVEPGNRITTSAGEAGELTAKLPQMPTYHLTRADGNGITMVNIGVGPSNAKTITDHVAVLRPHVWLMLGHCAGLRNSQSLGDYVLAHAYVREDHVLDDDLPTWVPIPALAEVQVALEQAVASVTNYSGYELKRIMRTGTVATIDNRNWELRDQSGPVQRLSQSRAIALDMESATIAANGFRFRVPYGTLLCVSDKPLHGELKLPGMATAFYKNQVAQHLQIGIRALESLRDMPLERLHSRKLRSFEETAFL